CATGGCGCGAATCATGGTGGTTTGTGGCGGGTTGCTTATCTGGCGCGTACCGCACTGCCTTTTGCTGCGCTGTATGGTTTTGCGACGGAGAAGTTACCAAAGGGATTGTTGAGTAAGTTAAAGAAGTAATTTAGTTCCTTCTTTCGAGACTTCTTCTACGTTAGATAAACTTTTATTTAATGTTTATCCCCTCACCCTTGCGAAGCAGTGCCTCTCATCTCCCAAAGGGAGAGGGAGCACTCATCATAAATTTTAGTAACTGTTAGATATCTACCTACAAGCTACTTTTCTATCAGGTAAAAGAGCAAGATTTAGCGTCAATCCCCATATTTGAATATATAACGTAAAATCCCCCTCTCCTGAGCAAGTTTTAAAGCACCACTTTTAAAACGAAGCGCAAGTGAGGGTTAGGGAGAAGTAAAAATCACCCATACAAAAAAGCTGCTCTAGAGCAGCTTTTTTATGTCTAAATAATTTAGAATACTTTTAACAGTACCCAGTACAAACTACCTGACAGACAGATCGTTGCTGGTAAAGTAAAGATCCAGGCAGACAGAATAGTTTTCACCATCTGGAAGTTCAGACCTGACTTGTTCGCCACCATGGTACCTGCTACTGCAGAGTTCAATACATGGGTAGTGGATACCGGCATACCAAAGCCATCTGCCGCTGCAATAGTTGACATTGCCACAAGTTCGGCAGACATACCCTGACCATAAGTCATATGCTGTTTACCAATACGCTCACCAACCGTCACGACAATACGCTTCCAGCCGACCATCGTACCCAGACCAAGTGCCAAGGCTGTCGCCACTTTCACCCAGGTCGGAATGTATTGCAGGAATGAATCCAGATTGTCGCGGTATTCATCTACTGTTTTTTCCTGTGCAGCACTCATTGCCGGTAAAGCTTCTGCTTTATCCAGACGTTTAAATGCTGTAGTGCTCAGGTACATGTCATTACGGAATTCAGATACTTGAGCTTCAGGAACATCCTTAATGCTGGTATAGCTACCAACTTTTTCACCCAGATGATCCGTCAAGCTTGCCAATGCAGGCACGACTTCAGGGGTAATTTCTTTGGTCTGAATGTACTTGGTGATCACATCACGGGCTTGTTCATCCGGAATGTCCTGATGATTTGGATAGATCACATCCGCTGTTTGTGCAGATAACTGACCAAAAGACTGAATATGTTGTGCATCCAGATTCTTGTTCAGCGAGTACGCTAAAGGTACACAGCCGATCAGGATCAGCATGATCAGGCCCATACCTTTTTGACCGTCATTTGAACCATGGGCAAAGCTCACCCCAGTACAGGTAAAGATCAGCATGGCACGAATCAATGGTGGCGGTGGCTTGTTACCTTCAGGTGGCTGGAACAATTCCAGTTGACGCTTGAAGATTTTTTTCACCAGCAGGAACACAATCGCAGCAAATGCAAAACCGATTAAAGGTGAGAATAACAGCGCCTTACCGACTTTCATCACCTGCTCCATGTCTATACCTGAAGCGCCAGTACCGGCATTCAGAATATAGTTCATAATGCCCACACCCAGAATCGAACCGATCAGGGTATGAGAACTGGATGCCGGAATACCGAGGAACCAGGTTCCCAGATTCCAGAGAATTGCTGCGATCAGCATGGCAAAGACCATGGCAAAGCCTGCTCCGGAGCCGACATTCATGATCAGCTCGACCGGCAATAACGCGATAATGCCGTAAGCGACCGCACCACTGGCCACCATAACTCCAAGGAAGTTACAGAAGCCGGCCCACATCACTGCGACAGGAGCTGAAAGTGCATTGGTATAAATGACCGTGGCAACTGCATTGGCGGTATCGTGGAAGCCATTGACGAACTCAAAGCTCAACGCAATAAAAAGTGCCGTCGCTAACAAAATAACTGAATACAAGCCCAAGGCCGGTACATGCGCTAAATCTGCAGACAACTGGAAGCCGATATAAATCAGCGTAGTGATAATAAGAGTCAGGAACACCGGCATAAAGAATTTCGGTGTTGGCACATGAACATTGGTCGACTTTTGGGAAGCCGACCCGTGTGCTGAATCTACGGGAGTTTGATTAGGATTCATGCAAGCAGGAATAGAGGATTCAAGAATCCCCATATTGTTCAGTTAAATTGTGACAATTATATGACAAACTGCTGTCATATGAAGCAATTATTTGGATTTTCTTGCTGCTATTCGTCCTGTTTAATTCCGACTAAAACACTAGATTTTGATTTTATAAATCATTTACTTAAGATAAGATTCCAGCTTCTTCAAGCTTAAAAACTCAACATATTTTGCTACCAAAACGATTTACGCCCTGCCTGTCATCAAGCTGAGCAAAAGTTTCATTTGCACAGCATAAGCCATCAATATGACAATTTCATGAATGAAAGCATCAGCTTAATTTTTTGATTTTGTTTACTGTCTCAAAGACATCGAATCAGATTAGAGATTGCAATATTTTCTGATCCGGATGTTAAAACTTGTTGTTTTTCTAGATGACTTATCAAATTTTCATATCATGCTTATCCATCATTCTGAGCAATCTCAGCAGAAATCAGCCAACTAATCTGCTAAGATTAGCGTCGTTTTTTTTGATTTCTGCTGAGAAAGTTTGAATGTCTACACTTACCACTTTAAAAGAACTTCTTGCCAAAAGAATTTTAATTATCGATGGTGCGATGGGTACTATGATCCAGCGCCATAAACTGGAAGAAGCCGATTATCGTGGTGAGCGTTTTGCTGACTGGGCCTATGATCTCAAAGGTAATAATGATTTGCTGGTGCTGACTCAGCCACAAATCATTCAAGGCATTCATGAAGCTTACTTGGAAGCTGGCGCCGACATTATTGAAACCAACACCTTTAACGGTACCCGCGTTTCAATGTCGGATTACCACATGGAAGATCTGGTTCCTGAAATTAACCGTGAAGCAGCGCGTCTGGCCAAAGAAGCCTGTGCCAAATATTCAACGCCTGAAAAACCACGCTTTGTGGCAGGTGTGATTGGTCCGACATCGCGTACCACTTCTATTTCTCCAAACGTGAATGACCCGGCGTTCCGTAACATCACCTTTGATGCTTTAAAAGTTGATTATATTGAATCAACCAAAGCTTTGATCGAAGGTGGTGCAGACATCATCCTGATCGAAACTGTGTTCGATACTTTAAATGCCAAAGCTGCCATCTTTGCAGTAAAAGAAGTCTTTAAAGAATTAGGCTATGAACTGCCAATCATGATTTCAGGTACGATCACGGATGCATCAGGTCGTACATTGACTGGTCAAACCGCTGAAGCTTTCTGGAACTCGATGCGCCATGCGGAGCCACTTTCTATCGGCTTTAACTGTGCGCTGGGTGCAGATGCGATGCGTCCACACGTGAAAACCGTGTCTGACGTTGCCGATACCTTTGTTTCAGCGCATCCAAACGCTGGTTTGCCAAATGCCTTCGGTGGATATGATGAAACGCCGGAAGAAACTGCAGCATTTATTAAAGAATTTGCTGAAAGTGGCTTAATTAATATTACCGGTGGTTGCTGTGGCACTACGCCGGATCATATCCGCGCGATTGCAAATGCTGTTGCAGGCATTACCCCTCGCCAAATTCCTGAAATTGAACCGGCTTGTCGTTTAAGTGGTTTAGAGCCATTTAACATCACCAAAGATTCACTGTTTGTGAACGTCGGTGAACGTACCAACGTCACCGGTTCGAAAAAATTCCTGCGTCTGATTCGTGAAGAAAACTTCGCCGAAGCACTTGATGTTGCCCGTCAACAGGTTGAAGCCGGTGCGCAGATCATCGACATCAACATGGATGAAGGCATGCTCGATTCGCAAGGTGCGATGGTGCACTTCCTGAATCTGATTGCTTCTGAGCCAGATATTTCACGCGTACCAATCATGTTGGATTCTTCTAAATGGGAGATTATCGAAGCGGGCCTGAAATGTGTGCAAGGTAAAGCCGTGGTGAACTCGATTTCCCTGAAAGAAGGTCATGACGAGTTTGTCGAACGTGCCCGCCTCTGCCGTCAATATGGTGCTGCGGTCATCGTGATGGCATTTGATGAAGATGGTCAGGCCGATACAGCTGCGCGTAAAAAAGAAATCTGTAAGCGTTCATATGATGTTCTGGTGAATGAAGTAGGCTTCCCGTCCGAAGATATTATCTTTGACCCGAACGTCTTTGCGATTGCAACCGGTATTGAAGAACACAACAACTATGGTGTGGACTTTATTGAAGCGACTGGCTGGATTAAACAGAACCTGCCAAATGCGATGATTTCTGGTGGTGTATCCAACGTATCGTTCTCGTTCCGTGGTAATGAACCGGTGCGTGAAGCGATTCACTCGGTGTTCCTGTACCATGCCATTCAGCAAGGCATGACTATGGGTATTGTAAATGCCGGTCAGATGGCGATTTACGATGACATCGATAAAGAATTGAAAGAAGCGGTTGAAGATGTTGTTTTAAACCAGAACCAGGGTGAAAGCGGTCAGGAAGCAACCGAAAAACTGCTTGCTGTTGCTGAAAAATACCGTGGTCAAAGTGGTACGCAAAAAGCCGAAGAAAATCTGGAATGGCGTAATGAGTCTGTTGAAAAACGTCTTGAATATGCATTGGTAAAAGGCATCACGACTTATATCGATCAAGATACTGAAGAAGCGCGTTTAAACTCTACACGTCCACTGGATGTGATTGAAGGTCCATTGATGGCGGGTATGAACGTAGTCGGCGATCTGTTCGGTGCCGGTAAAATGTTCTTGCCACAAGTAGTCAAATCTGCACGCGTGATGAAACAGGCTGTAGCGTGGTTGAACCCGTTCATTGAAGCTGAGAAAACCCAAGCCGAAGCAAAAGGTAAAATCCTGCTGGCTACGGTGAAAGGCGACGTACACGACATCGGTAAAAACATCGTTGGCGTAGTATTAGGCTGTAATGGTTATGACATCGTGGATCTGGGCGTGATGGTGCCATGTGAGAAAATTCTACAAACTGCGATTGATGAAAAAGTCGATATCATCGGTTTGTCTGGTCTGATCACGCCGTCTCTGGATGAAATGGTCTTTGTTGCCAAAGAAATGCAGCGCAAAGGCTTTAACATTCCGTTAATGATTGGTGGTGCGACGACTTCTAAAGCGCATACCGCAGTGAAAATCTCACCGCAATATCATAATGATGGCGTGCTTTACACCGCAGATGCTTCACGTGCCGTGGGTGTAGCAACACAATTGCTTTCTCCTGAAATGAAACCAAAACTTTTGGCTGACTATGCAGCGGATTATGAAAAAATTCGTACTCGTCTTGCCAACAAGCAACCGAAAGCGGCGAAATTATCTTATCAAGAATCTGTTGAAAACGGCTTTAAGATCGACTTCGACCAGAATGCACCGGTTAAACCGAACTTCATCGGATCTGAAACCTTTACCAATTATCCGCTTGAAACTTTGGTGGAATACTTCGACTGGACGCCGTTCTTTATTTCATGGAGCCTGGCGGGTAAATTCCCGAAAATCCTTGAAGATGAAGTGGTGGGTGAAGCAGCGCGTGACTTGTATGAACAAGCTCAAGCCATGCTGAAAGACATCATCGAGAATAAACGTTTTGATGCGCGTGCGACGTTCAGCATTTACCCTGCAAACCGTGTAGCGGCAGATACAGTTGCGGTTGCAGATGAAGCTGGTAATGTAACTCACAGCTTCGAGCATTTACGTCAGCAGTCTGACAAAGTCACTGGCAAAGCAAACTACTCTCTGGCTGACTTTATTGCGCCAAAAGATGTCGCTCAGGATTACTTGGGTGGCTTTACGGTGTCGATCTTTGGTGCGGAAGAATTATCTCAAGAATACAAAGCCAAAGGCGATGACTATAACGCAATTATGGTTCAAGCCTTGGGTGACCGTTTTGCTGAAGCATTTGCAGAGCACTTACACGAGCGTATTCGTAAAGAGTTCTGGGGCTACCAAGCAGATGAAGTTTTATCAAATGATGATTTGATCAAAGAGAAGTATGTCGGTATTCGTCCTGCACCGGGCTACCCTGCTTGTCCTGAGCATTCTGAAAAAGCGCCATTGTTTGACTGGTTAGGTACAACCGACAAGATTGGTACGTACTTAACCACAAGTTTTGCAATGTGGCCACCGTCATCAGTGAGCGGTTTCTACTATGCAAACCCTGAAACTGAATACTTTAACGTGGGTAAAATCTCTGGCGATCAGCTAGAAGATTATGCGAAGCGTAAAGGTTGGACCTTGGATGAAGCGAAACGTTGGTTAGCGCCGAATTTGGATGATTCTGTGGTTTAATAACCACTTAATCCCCCTAGCCTCCTTTACTAAAGGGGGAATAAAAAGTCCCCTCGAGTGAGGGGATTTTTTGTTTTGAATCTTTTAATCTCCCCTAACCCCTCTTTTTCAAAGAGGGGGATTTCACGGATCAAATTGATTACGTGATAGCTCCTCCCTTTTTAAAGGGAGGTTGGGAGGGATTTAAATAAATATTTAATTTATAATTATTTAAATCTCATAAATTCATTGAAAATTTACTCATATGACTGAAAAAACTATCCTAAAAAACTATTGCAATGTTTGCGATAAAAATACAAATCATTCCTTGTTAGCAAGTCATGAATGGCATTCAGATCCTGATGATTATAGTCACGCCCAATATCATAAATTAGTTAAATGCTTAGGCTGTGATAATGTATCTTTACGAATTGAAGATCACGATATCGAATCTGCTTACCAAACATACGATGATTCTTGGGAAGTTCCCATAACAATTAAATGCTATCCGAAGAAACTTCAAAATCATAGAAAGATCGACAATGACTATCTAATCCCAAAACTAGTCAGGAATATTTACAATGAAGTATTATTAACTTTACAAGAAGATGCAAAAATTTTATCTAGCTTAGGTCTTAGAGCATGCATTGAATCGGTTTGTAATCATCTTGAAATAACAGGTGGTAATTTAGCTATACGGATCAATAAATTAGCTACAGCTGGATATATATCAAAAAAAGATGCTGAAAGATTACATGCTATCAGATTCATGGGCAATGATTCTGCACATGAAATTAAAGCACCAAAAGAAAACTCTTTAAAAATTGCCCTTGAGATTGTTGAGCACTTGCTCAAAAGTGTTTTTATTTTACCTGAACAAGCAAATGGATATTTAGATACAATTGTAGATAGATATGAATTATTTGAAACGATACTTGAAAAACATCTAACAAATTTCAATGATGGTGACGAACATCCTCTTTATCATTTTTTTGAGAAAGATTGGCGTAGAGTGCAAGACTCTATCTCTGCTTTTCAAACAGAATTAATTGAAAATATTACTAATTCCAACTTTAAACTTCTAGAGATGGGAAAAAAGGATATCAATAAAAAAGGTGATGAGATTCAGCACTTCATCGTTAAGAAAAACGAAACAATTGTATAATAGATTAATCCCCCCTAATCTCCCTTTAAGAAAAGGGTGAACAATATGAATTCCAAACTTCGATCAAATTCGTGTGAAGTCCCTCTTTGAAAAAGGGGGATTTAGGGGAATTGATCCTCTAACTGATTTAAACAACACTGATAAACCACTTCCACTACATCATCAATCCGCCCCATCACCTGACCATTATCAAATCTAAACACCTTTAAACCCAACTGCGCCAAAGCCTCATCTCGAACTCGATCCGCTTCTAAGCCTTCATTTGTAAAGTGCTGGCTGCCATCACACTCAATCACCAAATTGGCAGCAGGACAGTAAAAATCCACGATGTAATTCAAAATCGGCTTTTGTCGATAGAACTGCAAATCTAAAATTTGCTTATTGCGAATTCGCGACCACAATAGTTTTTCTGCCTCGGTCATATGATTGCGTAAATCACGCGAGGCTTGTTTTAAATTTTTATTGTAGGGTTTCATTTTTTATTCTACTAATTTGTTTTTATAAATCCCTCCTACCCCCCTTTTGCAAAGGGAGGAACTGTCACGAAATTCATTTAATCACATGACCAACTCCCCTTTTCAAAGGAAGGAGTTAAGCGAATTCTATTGCCTCATAAAAACGAAGAAAAGTCCCACTTTATCAAAGGGGGATTTAGGGGGATTAATATAAATTAACTTATATACCAAATTTAGCCCCTTTTCTAACCGCTCACCCCAAAATCATCTGTTTTTACACTTTTCAGTCTGCAAATTTCAAACATTTCCATAATAATAAGACTTTATACATCTCCCAGAATACGTGAAGGCCCTCCTCCATGAAAAAAATCATCAACAACCCTGAAAATCTGGTTGTCGAAATGTGCAAAGGCTTTGTCCTTGCTCACCCTGAACTGACATTTACCGAATCGCATAAAATCATTTCACGTAAACAAAAACACAATAACGTGGCACTGATTAGTGGCGGTGGTAGTGGTCACGAACCTGCACATGCGGGCTTTGTCGGTACAGGCATGTTAGACGCGGCTGTATGTGGTGACGTGTTTGCATCACCTTCTCAAATTCAGGTCTACAAAGCCCTGCAACATGTGGCAACAGACAAAGGCGTTTTGATGATCATCAAAAACTATTCTGGCGATATGATGAATTTCCAGAATGGTGCAGCACTTGCTCAGGAAGATGGCATTAAAGTCGATTATGTAAAAGTAGCAGATGATATCGCGGTAAAAAATAGCCTCTATACCGTGGGTCGTCGTGGCGTTGCTGGTACCATCTTCGTACATAAGATTGCAGGTGCAGCAGCATCAAAAGGTTTAGAGCTTAAGGAAGTCAAAGCTGTGGCTCAAAAAGCAGCAGATAACGTGATTAGTCTTGGTTTCGCCTATAGCTCATGTACCGTTCCTGCCAAAGGCACGCCCACCTTCACCTTAGCGAATGATGAAATGGAATACGGCGTCGGCATCCACGGCGAACCGGGTATCCGTCGTGAAAAAATCCTGCCATCCAAAGAGCTGGCACAACGTATTATCGATGACCTGTTTCTGGACCGTCCTGATCTGACTGAAGTTGCTGTTCTAGTCAACGGCTTTGGTTCAACGCCAATGCAAGAACTGTATGTGTTTAACAATGATGTTTGCGAACATCTGGCGCGCAAAGGCATCAAAATTTATCGCACTTTTGTCGGCAACTACATGACCAGTATCGACATGAATGGTGCATCAGTGTCTCTTTTGGCAGTCGATGATGAGCTAAAAGGCTACTTAGATGCAGAAGCCAACACGCCTGCTCTTAAAATGGATGGCTCAGCAGCACAGCCTTTAATTTTCTCAACAAAAAATGCCGCAGCAGAAGATGTCATAAATACGGAAATCGAAACTCAGCCTGAACATGCTGAAATTCAAAATGAACAGTTTACGATAGAAAATATGCGTTATGTGGTCGATGTGATGGCTGCCTGTATTATCAAAAACGAAGTGCCATTCTGCGAGCTGGATGCCCATGCAGGTGATGGTGACTTTGGCATGAGTGTGGCTAAAGGTTTTAAACAGCTGAAACGCGAATGGCAAGGCCTGATTCAAGCGCAGTACATGGATGAATTCCTGCTGAATAGTTCCATGATTATTATGGAACACTGTGGCGGTGCGTCCGGTCCAATTTGGGGTTCAGCATTCCGTGCGGCCAGTAAAACCATTCAAGGGAAACAAACCCTAAGCGTGGCAGATTTTGCCGAGATGCTTCAAGCAGCAGTCAAAGGCATTCAAGTGACAGGTGAGCGTTCATTTGGTCGTGGCGCTGTAGTGGGCGACAAAACCCTGATTGATGCTTTGTTTCCTTGTGCAGATTCATGGTCTGCCAATACAGACAAACCTTTTAAAGAGAACTTTATACTTGGTGCAGAGGCTGCGGTAAAAGGTGCAGAATCTACCAAAGACATCGTAGCGCGTATGGGCCGCGCCGGTACGGTGGGTGATCGTAGCTTAGGCTATCCGGATGCTGGTGCACATGGCTTAGGCGTGATCTTTACGGACATTGCCGAGCATATTAAATAAGCTTTGCAAGATTTAAAAAAAAGCCCCGACACTGTTCGGGGCTTTTTTCAAATTTCATTTCCTCTACTGAGCAAGTTTAAAAACACCAGTAATGAAAGGCATTGCTCATCCCCATGAACATGGTCTAACTAAACTTCTCCAAATAACGCTCTAACTCTTCTGTCACTACTATCCGCTTATTGCCTTTCACTTGCTCTTCACTCAATACGCCTTCTGAGTCAATGACCACCACTTTGTGTCCATTCGCTTGTAAACGTTTGACGCCTTCAAATAACATGCGTCCACCTACATCATGAATCAAAGTTAAATTAGTCAGGTCTATGACTATACGTGTTTTAGCGTCTGGCTCATCCTGCAAAATCCGCAGCAACATTTCCGATTCGGTAAATTGCAATACACCGCGCAGCTCATACACGACAATGTCATTGTTCTTACCTGCTATATAACGACTTTGCAAAATGGTCTGTGCCGATGGCGTCCCTTCCATCAGATGCAAGCCCATGTCACGTGACAAACGCTCAAAGATATCCACGCCACGTACACTATGCCCATGCTCATCAATTTTAGGAGAAAAAACCACAATTCCCACCTGCCCCGGCAATACTCCGATAATTCCGCCAGATACACCACTTTTGGCAGGAATGCCGACCGTAGTCAGCCAGTCACCCGCCGCATCATACATGCCACAGGTCATCATCACACTGAGCACTTGGCGCACCACATCACGCTCTAGCAGCTGTTTGCCAGTTTTGGCCTGAACACCACCATTGGCGAGCACACTACAGATATTTGCCAGATCTTTGACCGTCACCTTAATCGCACATTGCTTGATATATCCATTGACGATTTCCACAGGATCCGAATCCAGAACACCTACAGTACGCAGCATATAGCCAATCGATAGGTTCCGGAATGCAGTTTTGACTTCAGACTTATACACCTGCTTGTCGAATTCCAGTTGACGGCCTGCTAGTTCACTTAAAAAACGGCGCAAGCATTCCGCACGTGAAATGCCTTTTTGTACCGGAATTAAAGAATGCGTGGTAATCGCACCCGAGTTAATCATTGGATTTTTAGGAAGATTGGTTTCTTTATCCAGTGAAATCTGATTAAAAGCCTCTCCTGAAGGTTCAACGCCGACCTTTTCCAGCACAGCGCTGATCCCCAGATGCTGCAATGCCAAGGCATAGGCAAAAGGTTTGGACATCGACTGCATGGTAAATTCGATTTCATCATCTCCCGTGGAATAAATCGTGCCATCCACCGTGGTCAGCGCCAAAGCGAACTTGTTTGGATCTACCGCTGCCAGTTCAGGGATATAGTCAGCCAAAGCGCCCTGATCATTATCCTGACAAACCGTTAATACATGCTGAAGATAATCGGGCACCGGGGTTTTCATTCAGATAGATCCTTTATATTTTCATCCTGTTTCCACCTTAAATTTTCAGGATAAAACTACAAGTCCAAATTGGTAGCATTTTATAAATACGTCCATCGATTTGGACTAAAACAAATGCCTTTTCAGCTCAATGATCATCAGGAGTAAGGGGCATTTTGATATTATTTTTTTGAGTTTTTATAAAATATCGAGCGGTTCAACAGGTCATTTCGATTAGTTTGATTATCCATTTTATTTATATTTTTCATCGAAATAAATGATATTATTCACCCACCTGCTCACATTATAATCTAACACACTGATCCCGGATTTGAATTTTTACAGTCTACTCGTGCCCAGCATCATGTCGAGCCTGGGGATCATCACGCTGAGTATTTCCTATTATAAAGGCTTACCTAATTATTTAAGATCTTATGCTTATGCACTGATTCTGATTGGCGTAACGATATTACTCAATACCGTTTTATCTGCAGCAGTTTTAGTTGAAATCTCCAGTTTCATTGCTGCTCTTTACTTCTTGTCCTGTACCTTTCACAGCAAAGCCATTTATGAGCGTTTAAAAATCGACTATGTATGGCCAAACTATATTTACCTGATTGCCTTGGGTGCGTTTGGCATTTACTACTTTACCCAAGTGACTGCTGACCAGACTGCCCGTTTGCTGATTATTGGTAGCATTACTGCGGCAATTTATTTGCACCGCCCGATTGCCTTTATTCGGACGAGTACACGCTTACGTATCGACAGTTACCTGAAAATTTTTACCCTCGCGACCGCGTTCATCATCATGGGTCGTGCCTTGCTATTCTCTGTTTTACTTGAGGATCAGGGATTTGTCGCCCATTACGAACCGGCATGGGCATTTACGCAGCTGCTCCTGCTGTTGATTGATCTGATCTTTTTAGGTTTATTCATTGGCTGTGCAATTTTGGATCTGGTGCGAAAGTTGCAACGGGAGCGCCATCACGACCCGCTGACCGGATTATTAAACCGTCGTGGCTTTGAAGCCTATATTCAAAAAATAGATCCCAATCCCGCCTTACAGCATGCAGTTTTGATGGCAGATCTAGATCATTTCAAAGCCGTTAATGATCGTTATGGACATCAGGTCGGTGATCTGGTTTTACAACATATCAGTCAGATATTTAAAGCCAATATTCGGGACAAAGACCAAGTGTCACGTATTGGTGGTGAAGAGTTTCTGCTCGTCTTGCATGACATTCAAAAAGATGCCGCCTTTAAAATTGCTGAACGGATCCGGTTACAGCTTGAAGAAACCCCATTACATCATGAACAGCAGCATATTTACCTGACTATCAGTATCGGAGTCAGCTTCTTCAATCATCCTAATCAGATTAAAGAAGCCACTTTAGCGGCTGATCATGCCATGTATCAGGCCAAACAGATGGGCCGTAATCAGGTTCAATTCGCTCAAGAGAAAATTGCCTGAATTTGATAAAACTTTAAATCTCTTATTTCACCTTGGTCTTGCGAATCATTTTGTACAGCACCTTGGGGGAAATACGTGAAACTAGCACACCAAGTTTTTCTTTCTTTCCGCCAATCACGATATATTCTTCGCCGCACTGCAAGGCTTGTACGCTTTGACGGGCAAAATCTTCTGCCGACAGACCATTTTCAATCGCTTCATCCTGCTTGGCTTGTGGCTTGCCTTCCCCATTTAAAGCATTAAACGACACATTGGTTTGAACAAAGCCCGGGAATATCACTGAGACCTGAACGCCCTGATCAGCAACTTCAGCACGTAAACTATTGGCCCACATATGAATCGCTGCTTTGGCTGCTGAATAGGAGGCGCGATACTGGGTGCCAAGCAAACCTGCCACACTGGAAATAAACACGATACGACCTGTTTTTTGTGCCAGAAAGGTCGGTAATACCATTTTGGTGAGAAACACCTGCGAGAAATAATCCACTTCCATAATGGCACGTTCAGTCTGCATGGTGGTGTCCTGAATCAAAGCACGTTGACTCAGCCCAGCATTATTAATCAGCCAGTCGATCCGGCCTTTTTGTTGCAAAACCTGTTCATAAGCATGACGAACCTGACTTTCATCTGTGATATCGGCAATGACTGAAATATGCTGATCTGCATTGGTGAGACTTTGGCGAACATTTTCCAGTTCTGCATGCCGGCGTGCAGTCAGTACCACCTGGGCTCCGAGTTCAGCACATTGCTGGGCAATCGCCTTGCCAATCCCTGAAGATGCGCCGGTAATCCAGACCACTTTTCCATTTAAGTCTTCAACTTTCGCCATGAAATCCTCTTTCCCTTGTTTTAATGAATATGTTGCTGCATTTCATCTTCCAGAAATGCCAGCAAATGCTCAAAATAATAACTCATCGTATCGGCATCATAGATGCTAC
The nucleotide sequence above comes from Acinetobacter lwoffii. Encoded proteins:
- a CDS encoding inorganic phosphate transporter, with amino-acid sequence MNPNQTPVDSAHGSASQKSTNVHVPTPKFFMPVFLTLIITTLIYIGFQLSADLAHVPALGLYSVILLATALFIALSFEFVNGFHDTANAVATVIYTNALSAPVAVMWAGFCNFLGVMVASGAVAYGIIALLPVELIMNVGSGAGFAMVFAMLIAAILWNLGTWFLGIPASSSHTLIGSILGVGIMNYILNAGTGASGIDMEQVMKVGKALLFSPLIGFAFAAIVFLLVKKIFKRQLELFQPPEGNKPPPPLIRAMLIFTCTGVSFAHGSNDGQKGMGLIMLILIGCVPLAYSLNKNLDAQHIQSFGQLSAQTADVIYPNHQDIPDEQARDVITKYIQTKEITPEVVPALASLTDHLGEKVGSYTSIKDVPEAQVSEFRNDMYLSTTAFKRLDKAEALPAMSAAQEKTVDEYRDNLDSFLQYIPTWVKVATALALGLGTMVGWKRIVVTVGERIGKQHMTYGQGMSAELVAMSTIAAADGFGMPVSTTHVLNSAVAGTMVANKSGLNFQMVKTILSAWIFTLPATICLSGSLYWVLLKVF
- the metH gene encoding methionine synthase yields the protein MSTLTTLKELLAKRILIIDGAMGTMIQRHKLEEADYRGERFADWAYDLKGNNDLLVLTQPQIIQGIHEAYLEAGADIIETNTFNGTRVSMSDYHMEDLVPEINREAARLAKEACAKYSTPEKPRFVAGVIGPTSRTTSISPNVNDPAFRNITFDALKVDYIESTKALIEGGADIILIETVFDTLNAKAAIFAVKEVFKELGYELPIMISGTITDASGRTLTGQTAEAFWNSMRHAEPLSIGFNCALGADAMRPHVKTVSDVADTFVSAHPNAGLPNAFGGYDETPEETAAFIKEFAESGLINITGGCCGTTPDHIRAIANAVAGITPRQIPEIEPACRLSGLEPFNITKDSLFVNVGERTNVTGSKKFLRLIREENFAEALDVARQQVEAGAQIIDINMDEGMLDSQGAMVHFLNLIASEPDISRVPIMLDSSKWEIIEAGLKCVQGKAVVNSISLKEGHDEFVERARLCRQYGAAVIVMAFDEDGQADTAARKKEICKRSYDVLVNEVGFPSEDIIFDPNVFAIATGIEEHNNYGVDFIEATGWIKQNLPNAMISGGVSNVSFSFRGNEPVREAIHSVFLYHAIQQGMTMGIVNAGQMAIYDDIDKELKEAVEDVVLNQNQGESGQEATEKLLAVAEKYRGQSGTQKAEENLEWRNESVEKRLEYALVKGITTYIDQDTEEARLNSTRPLDVIEGPLMAGMNVVGDLFGAGKMFLPQVVKSARVMKQAVAWLNPFIEAEKTQAEAKGKILLATVKGDVHDIGKNIVGVVLGCNGYDIVDLGVMVPCEKILQTAIDEKVDIIGLSGLITPSLDEMVFVAKEMQRKGFNIPLMIGGATTSKAHTAVKISPQYHNDGVLYTADASRAVGVATQLLSPEMKPKLLADYAADYEKIRTRLANKQPKAAKLSYQESVENGFKIDFDQNAPVKPNFIGSETFTNYPLETLVEYFDWTPFFISWSLAGKFPKILEDEVVGEAARDLYEQAQAMLKDIIENKRFDARATFSIYPANRVAADTVAVADEAGNVTHSFEHLRQQSDKVTGKANYSLADFIAPKDVAQDYLGGFTVSIFGAEELSQEYKAKGDDYNAIMVQALGDRFAEAFAEHLHERIRKEFWGYQADEVLSNDDLIKEKYVGIRPAPGYPACPEHSEKAPLFDWLGTTDKIGTYLTTSFAMWPPSSVSGFYYANPETEYFNVGKISGDQLEDYAKRKGWTLDEAKRWLAPNLDDSVV
- a CDS encoding DUF4145 domain-containing protein, with the translated sequence MTEKTILKNYCNVCDKNTNHSLLASHEWHSDPDDYSHAQYHKLVKCLGCDNVSLRIEDHDIESAYQTYDDSWEVPITIKCYPKKLQNHRKIDNDYLIPKLVRNIYNEVLLTLQEDAKILSSLGLRACIESVCNHLEITGGNLAIRINKLATAGYISKKDAERLHAIRFMGNDSAHEIKAPKENSLKIALEIVEHLLKSVFILPEQANGYLDTIVDRYELFETILEKHLTNFNDGDEHPLYHFFEKDWRRVQDSISAFQTELIENITNSNFKLLEMGKKDINKKGDEIQHFIVKKNETIV